The following proteins are co-located in the Nocardioides piscis genome:
- a CDS encoding Re/Si-specific NAD(P)(+) transhydrogenase subunit alpha, translating to MRIGIPRESRPGETLVAATTITAAQLESLGYEVVVESGAGTAADQTDAAFADAGIRVTDADEVWASDIVVKVNAPTADEIWKLREGATVISLMAPARSPKLIEQLQAQRVTGLAMDAVPRISRAQAMDVLSSMANVAGYRAVIEAAHEFGRQFTGQVTAAGKVPPAKVFVVGAGVAGLAAIGAAGSMGAIVRAFDVRPEVGEQVESMGAEFVTVDMEQEVSSDGYAKEMTAEQEAATALMYDEEARNADIVITTALIPGRPAPQLITAETVANMKTGSVIIDMAAANGGNVALTRADERVVTDNLVTILGYTDLAGRLPAQTSQLYGTNVVNLLKLLTPGKDGQLVLDHEDVVQRGITVTQGGESMWPPPPVQVSAAPAAPAAPVAKPEPEPKKPVDPRRKLYAAGLGALLFALAAAYAPPEFLGHFTVFALAIFVGYYVISNVAHALHTPLMAETNAISGIILVGGILQVGSDNLAVTVLAFIAVLVASINIFGGFLVTARMLQMFRKD from the coding sequence GTGCGCATCGGCATACCCCGCGAGTCCCGTCCGGGAGAGACTCTCGTGGCCGCGACGACCATCACCGCGGCCCAGCTCGAGTCCCTCGGCTACGAGGTGGTGGTCGAGTCCGGCGCCGGCACGGCCGCCGACCAGACCGACGCAGCCTTCGCCGACGCGGGGATCCGGGTCACCGACGCCGACGAGGTGTGGGCCAGCGACATCGTCGTCAAGGTCAACGCTCCCACCGCCGACGAGATCTGGAAGCTCCGCGAGGGCGCCACGGTCATCTCGCTGATGGCTCCGGCCCGCAGCCCCAAGCTGATCGAGCAGCTCCAGGCCCAGCGCGTCACCGGGCTGGCGATGGACGCGGTGCCGCGCATCTCTCGCGCGCAGGCGATGGACGTCTTGTCCTCGATGGCCAACGTCGCGGGCTATCGCGCCGTGATCGAGGCCGCGCACGAGTTCGGTCGGCAGTTCACCGGACAGGTCACCGCCGCCGGCAAGGTGCCGCCGGCCAAGGTCTTCGTCGTCGGCGCCGGTGTCGCCGGTCTCGCAGCCATCGGGGCTGCCGGGTCGATGGGTGCGATCGTGCGGGCCTTCGACGTCCGTCCCGAGGTGGGCGAGCAGGTCGAGTCGATGGGCGCCGAGTTCGTCACGGTCGACATGGAGCAGGAGGTCTCTTCCGACGGCTATGCCAAGGAGATGACCGCCGAGCAGGAGGCGGCCACCGCCTTGATGTATGACGAGGAGGCCCGCAACGCCGACATCGTCATCACCACCGCGCTGATCCCGGGCCGTCCTGCTCCCCAGCTGATCACCGCCGAGACCGTGGCCAACATGAAGACCGGCTCGGTCATCATTGACATGGCGGCGGCGAACGGCGGCAACGTCGCGCTGACCCGGGCCGACGAGCGGGTCGTGACCGACAACCTCGTCACGATCCTCGGCTACACCGACCTGGCCGGCCGGCTGCCCGCCCAGACCAGCCAGCTCTACGGCACCAACGTCGTCAACCTCCTCAAGCTGCTCACCCCGGGCAAGGACGGCCAGCTCGTCCTCGACCACGAGGACGTCGTGCAGCGCGGCATCACCGTCACCCAGGGTGGCGAGTCGATGTGGCCGCCCCCGCCGGTGCAGGTGAGCGCCGCCCCGGCCGCCCCGGCCGCGCCCGTGGCGAAGCCGGAGCCGGAGCCCAAGAAGCCGGTCGACCCGAGGCGCAAGCTCTATGCCGCCGGGCTCGGTGCGTTGCTGTTCGCGCTCGCCGCGGCCTACGCGCCGCCGGAGTTCCTGGGCCACTTCACGGTCTTCGCGCTGGCGATCTTCGTGGGCTACTACGTCATCTCCAACGTGGCGCACGCGCTCCACACGCCGCTGATGGCCGAGACCAACGCCATCTCCGGGATCATCCTGGTCGGCGGCATCCTCCAGGTCGGCAGCGACAACCTCGCCGTCACCGTCCTTGCCTTCATCGCCGTGCTCGTCGCCAGCATCAACATCTTCGGTGGCTTCCTGGTGACTGCCCGCATGCTCCAGATGTTCCGGAAGGACTGA
- the upp gene encoding uracil phosphoribosyltransferase, producing the protein MRTHVVDHPLVAHKLTTLRDLDTDSPTFRRLTDELVTLLAYEATREVRVVTSEIVTPVAPTTGVKLASPKPLVVPILRAGLGMLDGMMRLLPTAEVGFLGMLRNEETLEASTYAERLPDDLSGRQCYVLDPMLATGGTLAAAIHFLTARGADDITAICLLVAPEGLANLEAALDDLAVPVTVVTAALDERLNDKGYIVPGLGDAGDRLYGVAH; encoded by the coding sequence ATGCGCACGCACGTCGTCGACCATCCGCTGGTCGCCCACAAGCTGACCACGCTCCGTGACCTCGACACCGATTCGCCGACGTTCCGGCGCCTCACCGACGAGCTGGTCACCCTCCTGGCCTACGAGGCGACCCGCGAGGTGCGTGTGGTGACCAGCGAGATCGTCACCCCCGTGGCGCCGACGACCGGGGTGAAGCTGGCCAGTCCCAAGCCGCTCGTGGTGCCGATCCTGCGCGCCGGGCTGGGAATGCTGGACGGGATGATGCGCCTGCTGCCGACGGCAGAGGTGGGCTTCCTCGGCATGCTCCGCAACGAGGAGACGCTCGAGGCGTCGACATACGCCGAACGGCTGCCCGACGACCTGTCGGGCCGTCAGTGCTACGTCCTCGACCCGATGCTGGCCACCGGCGGCACGCTGGCCGCCGCGATCCACTTCCTGACCGCCCGGGGGGCCGACGACATCACCGCGATCTGCCTGCTCGTCGCGCCCGAGGGGCTGGCCAACCTCGAGGCTGCCCTCGACGACCTCGCGGTCCCCGTCACGGTCGTGACGGCCGCGCTCGACGAGCGCCTCAACGACAAGGGCTACATCGTCCCCGGGCTCGGCGACGCCGGTGACCGGTTGTACGGCGTCGCACACTGA
- a CDS encoding tRNA adenosine deaminase-associated protein, with translation MDDQLDSVDFALAAFTDRGQWQVQDIASPAFASVESLSHALRRLPGDGAVAMVAVDEDFFVIVRVEGSTTKVLLSDVTAADEWELARSALDFLGLPPFDGSDENDVAPAGELDLLADLGMPAPDMAVLIDDDDLYPDEMLSDVARVIGFGELFDDAVGFTSA, from the coding sequence ATGGACGACCAGCTCGACAGCGTCGACTTCGCGCTGGCCGCATTCACCGACCGCGGGCAGTGGCAGGTGCAGGACATCGCCTCCCCCGCGTTCGCCTCGGTGGAGTCGCTCAGCCACGCGCTGCGTCGGCTGCCCGGCGACGGGGCGGTCGCGATGGTCGCCGTCGACGAGGACTTCTTCGTGATCGTCCGGGTCGAGGGATCGACCACGAAGGTCCTGCTGAGCGACGTCACGGCCGCGGACGAGTGGGAGCTCGCGAGGTCTGCCCTCGACTTCCTCGGCCTGCCTCCCTTCGACGGCAGCGACGAGAACGACGTCGCGCCCGCTGGTGAGCTCGACCTGCTGGCCGACCTGGGCATGCCGGCACCGGACATGGCGGTCCTGATCGACGACGACGACCTCTATCCCGACGAGATGCTCTCCGACGTCGCCCGCGTCATCGGCTTCGGCGAGCTGTTCGACGACGCGGTGGGCTTCACCTCTGCATGA
- the tadA gene encoding tRNA adenosine(34) deaminase TadA, which produces MNADSWLEPMRLALTEARAALATDDVPVGAVVLSPAGDVIGRGRNVREVEHDPTGHAEVVALREAAQALDSWRLTGCTLVVTLEPCTMCAGAAVLARVERIVFGAFDAKGGAVGSLWDVVRDRRLNHRPEVVSGVAAGESAALLEEFFAHHRPI; this is translated from the coding sequence ATGAACGCCGACTCCTGGCTCGAGCCGATGCGGCTCGCGCTGACCGAGGCCCGCGCCGCGCTGGCGACCGATGACGTGCCCGTCGGGGCCGTCGTGCTGTCCCCTGCCGGGGACGTCATCGGCCGCGGCCGCAACGTCCGCGAGGTCGAGCACGACCCGACCGGGCACGCCGAGGTGGTCGCGCTGCGCGAGGCGGCGCAGGCGCTGGACTCCTGGCGCCTGACCGGCTGCACGCTCGTCGTGACGCTCGAGCCCTGCACGATGTGCGCCGGCGCTGCCGTCCTGGCCCGCGTCGAGCGGATCGTCTTCGGCGCGTTCGACGCCAAGGGCGGCGCCGTCGGCTCGCTGTGGGACGTCGTCCGGGACCGTCGCCTCAACCACCGCCCCGAGGTCGTCTCCGGCGTCGCCGCGGGTGAGTCGGCCGCCCTGCTGGAGGAGTTCTTCGCCCACCACCGCCCGATTTAG
- a CDS encoding Type 1 glutamine amidotransferase-like domain-containing protein has protein sequence MKLLLTSGGVTNPSIHAELVELLGKPIAESHALCVPTALWGHPMCGPTSVRGFVAAEPPWEHFSGLGWASLGVLELTALPSIGAERWVPWVRDADVLLVDGGDATYLCHWMRESGLADLLPSLPGTVWVGVSAGSMVMTPRIGKSFVEWPAAPDDRTLGVVDFAIFPHLDAFATNTLPEAERWAADVGIPAYAIDEQTAIKVVDGSVEVVSEGRWVKFEA, from the coding sequence TTGAAGCTCTTGCTCACCTCCGGCGGCGTCACCAATCCGAGCATCCACGCTGAGCTCGTGGAGCTCCTCGGCAAGCCGATCGCCGAGTCACACGCCCTGTGCGTCCCGACGGCACTGTGGGGTCATCCGATGTGCGGCCCGACATCCGTGCGGGGCTTCGTGGCTGCCGAGCCGCCGTGGGAGCACTTCTCGGGCCTGGGCTGGGCATCGCTCGGCGTGCTCGAGCTCACGGCACTGCCCTCCATCGGCGCAGAGCGATGGGTTCCCTGGGTCCGCGACGCCGACGTGCTCCTGGTCGATGGCGGCGACGCGACCTACCTCTGCCACTGGATGCGGGAGTCCGGGCTCGCCGACCTGCTGCCGTCGTTGCCCGGGACCGTGTGGGTGGGCGTGAGTGCCGGCAGCATGGTGATGACCCCCCGGATCGGGAAGAGCTTCGTGGAGTGGCCCGCTGCACCGGACGACCGCACGCTGGGGGTCGTCGACTTCGCGATCTTCCCGCACCTTGACGCCTTCGCGACCAACACCCTGCCCGAGGCGGAGCGGTGGGCAGCCGACGTCGGCATCCCGGCCTACGCCATCGACGAGCAGACGGCCATCAAGGTCGTCGACGGCTCCGTCGAGGTGGTCTCCGAAGGACGCTGGGTGAAGTTCGAGGCCTAG
- a CDS encoding DUF2254 domain-containing protein gives MSTWTRLRQSFWFIPALLCLGAVILAEGLIVIDRQWGNDGLGALDFLITRVGESGSRDLLGAIAGSMLTVASTTFSITIAVLALSSSTYGPRLVRNFMADRGNQLVLGIFVATFLYSLMVLRSIRVLGEDDGTYFVPHLAVNVAVLMAVLSIGVLVYFIHHISESVQVWTLAEQVRVDLVGVVERLYPEESRDDERLPDPVEAGAARRAGGAAVASLDTGYVQGIDVDDLVTLAHQHDAVISLTVRPGDHVTKGASLAVVSPADRAGDDVHAATQQAVLVGRARDPHQDPEFPALLLEEMAVRALSPSTNDPYTAINALDNLASGLVLLAARPALSSHRHDEEGHLRVVVETPHLLDILEHLMDAMRHYAIEHPTVLHRSLTLLAEVGSASRDAGVRRRMTGLADELVEAFAATSPHPGDLEKLSAHAADVCAALSG, from the coding sequence GTGAGCACCTGGACCCGGCTGCGCCAGAGCTTCTGGTTCATCCCGGCCCTGCTGTGCCTGGGCGCGGTGATCCTCGCCGAGGGCCTGATCGTGATCGACCGGCAGTGGGGCAACGACGGACTGGGCGCGCTGGACTTCCTGATCACCCGGGTCGGCGAGTCCGGCAGCCGCGACCTGCTCGGTGCGATCGCAGGCTCGATGCTGACCGTGGCCTCGACGACGTTCTCCATCACGATCGCCGTCCTGGCGCTGTCGTCCTCGACCTACGGACCTCGACTCGTCCGCAACTTCATGGCCGACCGAGGCAACCAGCTCGTGCTGGGGATCTTCGTCGCCACCTTCCTCTACAGCCTGATGGTCCTGCGCTCGATCCGAGTGCTCGGAGAGGACGACGGCACCTACTTCGTCCCCCACCTCGCGGTCAACGTGGCTGTGCTGATGGCGGTGCTCTCGATCGGCGTCCTCGTCTACTTCATCCACCACATCAGTGAGTCGGTGCAGGTGTGGACGCTGGCCGAGCAGGTGCGCGTCGACCTGGTGGGGGTCGTCGAACGCCTCTATCCCGAGGAGAGCCGCGACGACGAGAGGCTGCCCGACCCGGTCGAGGCCGGGGCGGCGCGCCGGGCCGGTGGGGCGGCCGTCGCCTCTCTCGACACGGGCTACGTGCAAGGCATCGATGTCGACGACCTGGTGACGCTGGCGCACCAGCACGACGCCGTCATCTCGCTGACGGTCCGCCCTGGCGACCACGTGACGAAGGGCGCCTCCCTGGCCGTGGTGTCGCCCGCCGACCGCGCCGGGGACGATGTGCACGCAGCCACCCAGCAGGCCGTCCTGGTCGGTCGGGCCCGGGACCCCCACCAGGACCCGGAGTTCCCGGCGCTCCTGCTCGAGGAGATGGCCGTGCGAGCGCTGTCACCCAGCACCAACGACCCCTACACGGCGATCAACGCGCTCGACAACCTCGCCAGCGGCCTCGTCCTGCTCGCCGCTCGCCCTGCACTTTCCTCACATCGACACGACGAGGAGGGACACCTGCGGGTCGTCGTCGAGACCCCACACCTCCTCGACATCCTCGAGCACCTGATGGATGCCATGCGGCACTACGCCATCGAGCACCCGACCGTCCTGCACCGCTCCCTGACCCTGCTTGCCGAGGTTGGCTCGGCCAGCCGCGACGCGGGCGTACGCCGACGCATGACCGGGCTCGCAGACGAGCTCGTCGAGGCGTTCGCCGCAACCTCCCCGCATCCCGGCGACCTGGAGAAGCTGAGCGCCCACGCCGCCGACGTGTGTGCTGCCCTGTCGGGCTGA
- a CDS encoding biotin/lipoyl-binding carrier protein, whose product MARNQSTEILAELVANVLSVDCEVGDTVGAGDVVVLLESMKMEIPVLAQGPGRVSAIRVTAGDVVQEGDPLVVLDPI is encoded by the coding sequence ATGGCCCGCAACCAGTCCACCGAGATCCTCGCCGAGCTGGTCGCCAACGTCCTGAGCGTCGACTGCGAGGTCGGCGACACCGTGGGAGCGGGCGACGTCGTGGTCCTGCTGGAGTCGATGAAGATGGAGATCCCCGTCCTGGCCCAGGGTCCGGGGCGCGTCAGCGCCATCCGGGTGACGGCGGGCGACGTCGTGCAGGAGGGTGACCCCCTGGTGGTGCTCGACCCGATCTGA
- a CDS encoding endonuclease/exonuclease/phosphatase family protein, with protein sequence MRAHTAVRGLLFAVLGLALLAPPGGAHAVPERDLTFMSYNLYLGSSLDPALDVALLPPDQQPAAFVGAVAQIYGTAVFTDFPTRAEAIADIIAAEEPDVIGLQEVTNWIAQATAPGSTARPPSYDFLEILMAELASRGLDYEVAGVSDNANIGPAPLVSPGFGCVTVVPAPDCVVTLQDRDVILVNDATPALHWGNAQSGTFEAQQSIPLPGGLEASFGRGWVTIDAKYRGRRLHVANTHLEVSGFGDVQEAQAQEFLAGPAEGPGADVLLGDFNSAADGSTTDSYDLLTDRFRDAWAVNPQDPGDTSGQNQALTNPTSLLHQRIDLVLVHGAVSPIEADVVGDVPFRSQTPQQPRPIWPSDHAGVVATLRFR encoded by the coding sequence ATGCGTGCACACACAGCTGTCCGGGGATTGCTCTTCGCGGTGCTGGGGCTCGCCCTGCTGGCACCGCCCGGCGGCGCCCACGCGGTCCCCGAGCGCGACCTCACGTTCATGTCGTACAACCTCTACCTCGGGTCGAGCCTTGACCCGGCCCTCGATGTGGCCCTGCTGCCGCCGGACCAACAACCAGCGGCCTTCGTCGGGGCCGTGGCGCAGATCTATGGCACGGCCGTCTTCACCGACTTCCCGACCCGAGCCGAAGCGATCGCCGACATCATCGCCGCCGAGGAGCCTGACGTCATCGGGCTGCAGGAGGTCACCAACTGGATCGCGCAGGCAACCGCTCCCGGCTCGACCGCGAGACCTCCCAGCTATGACTTCCTGGAGATCCTGATGGCCGAGCTCGCGTCCCGTGGCCTGGACTACGAGGTCGCCGGCGTGTCTGACAACGCGAACATCGGGCCCGCGCCCCTGGTGAGCCCTGGCTTCGGGTGCGTCACGGTCGTTCCCGCCCCCGACTGCGTCGTCACGCTCCAGGACCGGGACGTGATCCTGGTCAACGACGCCACCCCTGCGCTGCACTGGGGGAACGCGCAGTCCGGAACGTTCGAGGCCCAGCAGAGCATCCCGCTCCCCGGCGGCCTCGAGGCGTCGTTCGGCCGGGGTTGGGTGACGATCGACGCGAAGTATCGAGGGCGTCGCCTCCATGTCGCCAACACCCACCTCGAGGTGTCCGGCTTCGGTGACGTGCAGGAGGCGCAGGCGCAGGAGTTCCTCGCGGGACCCGCCGAGGGCCCCGGCGCCGACGTCCTCCTGGGCGACTTCAACTCCGCCGCCGACGGCAGCACCACGGACTCCTACGACCTGCTCACCGATCGGTTCCGCGACGCCTGGGCGGTCAACCCGCAGGACCCCGGAGACACCAGCGGGCAGAACCAGGCCCTCACCAACCCGACGTCGCTGCTCCACCAACGGATTGACCTGGTGCTCGTCCACGGGGCCGTCAGCCCGATCGAGGCAGATGTCGTCGGCGACGTGCCCTTCAGGTCACAGACTCCGCAGCAGCCGAGGCCGATCTGGCCCTCGGACCACGCGGGAGTGGTGGCGACCCTCCGGTTTCGCTGA
- the sqr gene encoding type III sulfide quinone reductase, selenoprotein subtype yields MDETAKRAVRNLVILGGGTAGTMIANKLRHRLARTEWHITVVDRDDEHHYQPGYLFVPFGGCSPEQVVRSRHSFLPDGVDFVIGSVDMVNAEGNVVLLEDGRQLPYDQLVIATGTTPRPDQTPGMLGLEWRRSIFDFYTLEGAEALADALSRFDGGRLVVHITEMPIKCPVAPLEFTFLADAWLRGRGLRDRVELVYVTPLDGAFTKPVASAHLGGMLDERKVLVETDFMVERIDDEQKMLVSYDEREIPFDLLVTIPLNMGADFVARSGLGDELNYVPVDKHTQLSRKFDNIFAIGDASDIPASKAGSVAHFSVEIFVDNFLQHIAGRAMTGAFDGHANCFVESGDDKALLIDFNYDTEPLTGKYPLPVVGPLELLKETRVNHLGKLAFRWIYWNVLLPGRPVPLPALMSMAGKHPATQREKQEA; encoded by the coding sequence ATGGACGAGACAGCGAAGAGGGCCGTGCGGAACCTGGTCATCCTGGGCGGTGGCACGGCCGGGACCATGATCGCCAACAAGCTGCGGCACCGGCTGGCACGCACTGAGTGGCACATCACCGTCGTCGACCGCGACGACGAGCACCACTACCAGCCGGGCTACCTGTTCGTGCCCTTCGGTGGATGTTCGCCCGAGCAGGTCGTCAGGTCTCGGCACTCGTTCCTTCCCGACGGCGTCGACTTCGTCATCGGGTCCGTCGACATGGTCAACGCCGAGGGGAACGTCGTCCTCCTCGAGGACGGACGGCAGCTGCCGTACGACCAGCTCGTCATCGCCACCGGGACGACCCCGCGGCCCGACCAGACGCCCGGCATGCTGGGTCTCGAGTGGAGGCGCAGCATCTTCGACTTCTACACGCTCGAGGGAGCCGAAGCGCTCGCCGACGCGCTGAGCCGCTTCGACGGCGGCAGGCTCGTCGTGCACATCACCGAGATGCCGATCAAGTGCCCGGTGGCCCCGCTCGAGTTCACCTTCCTCGCCGACGCGTGGCTGCGTGGGCGGGGGCTCCGCGACCGCGTCGAGCTGGTCTATGTGACACCGCTCGACGGGGCGTTCACCAAGCCCGTCGCGTCTGCCCACCTGGGCGGGATGCTCGACGAGCGCAAGGTGCTCGTCGAGACCGACTTCATGGTCGAGCGGATCGACGACGAGCAGAAGATGCTCGTCTCCTACGACGAGCGGGAGATCCCCTTCGACCTGCTGGTGACGATCCCGCTCAACATGGGTGCCGACTTCGTGGCCCGCTCGGGGCTCGGCGACGAGCTCAACTACGTGCCCGTCGACAAGCACACCCAGCTGTCGCGGAAGTTCGACAACATCTTCGCCATCGGCGACGCGAGCGACATCCCCGCCTCCAAGGCCGGCTCGGTCGCGCACTTCTCGGTCGAGATCTTCGTCGACAACTTCCTCCAGCACATCGCCGGTCGAGCGATGACCGGGGCCTTCGACGGCCACGCCAACTGCTTCGTGGAGTCCGGCGACGACAAGGCCCTGCTGATCGACTTCAACTACGACACCGAGCCCTTGACCGGGAAATATCCGCTCCCCGTCGTCGGGCCGCTGGAACTGCTGAAGGAGACCCGCGTCAACCACCTCGGGAAGCTCGCCTTCCGCTGGATCTATTGGAACGTCCTGCTCCCCGGCCGCCCGGTCCCGCTGCCGGCCCTGATGTCCATGGCTGGCAAGCACCCAGCCACCCAACGAGAGAAGCAGGAGGCCTGA
- a CDS encoding TusE/DsrC/DsvC family sulfur relay protein — MPTTTIGGHEIHVNDEGFMTEYDEWTEDLGQALAAQIGVEMSDEHWQAIQFLRRDYPDQGETATLRRVSTVGGIPTKQLFVLFPKKPAKKMAYIAGLPKPRGCV, encoded by the coding sequence ATGCCCACCACCACGATCGGTGGTCACGAGATCCACGTCAACGACGAGGGCTTCATGACCGAGTACGACGAGTGGACCGAGGACCTTGGACAGGCGCTCGCAGCCCAGATCGGCGTCGAGATGAGTGACGAGCACTGGCAGGCGATCCAGTTCCTGCGGCGGGACTACCCCGACCAGGGCGAGACCGCGACCCTGCGGCGGGTGTCGACCGTGGGGGGCATCCCCACCAAGCAGCTGTTCGTCCTGTTCCCCAAGAAGCCGGCCAAGAAGATGGCCTACATCGCCGGGCTGCCCAAGCCCCGCGGTTGCGTGTGA
- a CDS encoding DsrE/DsrF/DrsH-like family protein, whose amino-acid sequence MTTTQTAPIVPSFDEDADGGRKLAIICSKGTLDMAYPGLILANAALGEGIETHLFFTFWGFDMINKKTMGDLKFTMLGNTATHMPQGLGGIPGMTSMATHQMKKSIAEAGVPEVPDFLQQIVDSGGHLWACRMSADMQHLEAEDLYDEVEAIISASDFIEKTDGAQLLFI is encoded by the coding sequence ATGACCACCACCCAGACCGCCCCGATCGTCCCGTCCTTCGACGAGGACGCCGACGGTGGGCGCAAGCTCGCAATCATCTGCTCCAAGGGCACCCTGGACATGGCCTACCCCGGGCTCATCCTGGCCAACGCCGCCCTGGGGGAGGGCATCGAGACGCACCTGTTCTTCACCTTCTGGGGCTTCGACATGATCAACAAGAAGACCATGGGCGACCTGAAGTTCACGATGCTCGGCAACACCGCGACCCACATGCCCCAGGGGCTGGGTGGCATCCCGGGCATGACCTCGATGGCCACCCACCAGATGAAGAAGTCGATCGCGGAGGCCGGCGTGCCCGAGGTGCCCGACTTCCTCCAGCAGATCGTCGACTCCGGCGGTCACCTGTGGGCCTGCCGGATGTCGGCCGACATGCAGCACCTCGAGGCCGAGGACCTCTATGACGAGGTGGAGGCGATCATCAGCGCCTCGGACTTCATCGAGAAGACCGACGGGGCACAGCTGCTGTTCATCTAG
- a CDS encoding carbon-nitrogen hydrolase family protein, which yields MSDANSDDLRVRLVQWASDLDPTVNRARLRDLEGGSGTDLVVLPEAFARDFGPVQDGLGRFAEPIDGPFAASVEALAEEVGATVVAGMFEQSPDAERPFNTLVVRGGVRASYRKIHLYDSFGHRESDRLLGGALHPVLVEVDGFRLGLMTCYDLRFPELARALVAEGAEVLVVPAAWVAGERKIDHWRTLVRARAIENTVFVVAVGQPAPRYCGHSMVVDPLGDVLVEGGDDEAVLDAVLDREVLTRARHTNPSLANRRL from the coding sequence GTGAGTGATGCGAACAGTGACGACCTGCGGGTGCGACTGGTGCAGTGGGCCAGCGACCTCGACCCCACGGTGAACCGCGCCCGGCTGCGTGACCTCGAGGGCGGCAGCGGGACGGACCTGGTGGTGCTGCCGGAGGCGTTCGCCCGCGACTTCGGTCCGGTCCAGGACGGGCTGGGCCGGTTCGCGGAGCCCATCGACGGACCCTTCGCGGCCAGCGTCGAGGCCCTGGCCGAGGAGGTGGGCGCCACCGTCGTGGCCGGGATGTTCGAGCAGAGCCCGGACGCCGAACGCCCCTTCAACACCCTCGTCGTCCGGGGTGGGGTGCGGGCAAGCTATCGCAAGATCCACCTCTATGACTCCTTCGGCCACCGAGAGTCCGACCGCCTCCTGGGGGGCGCCCTCCACCCCGTTCTCGTCGAGGTCGACGGCTTCAGGCTGGGCCTGATGACCTGCTACGACCTCCGGTTCCCCGAGCTCGCGCGCGCACTGGTGGCCGAGGGTGCCGAGGTGCTGGTCGTGCCCGCGGCCTGGGTCGCCGGGGAACGGAAAATTGACCACTGGCGGACGCTGGTGCGGGCGCGAGCGATCGAGAACACGGTGTTCGTCGTCGCTGTCGGGCAACCGGCACCGCGATACTGCGGACACTCGATGGTCGTCGACCCGCTGGGCGACGTGCTGGTCGAGGGGGGAGACGACGAGGCGGTGCTCGACGCCGTCCTCGACCGTGAGGTGCTGACCCGGGCCCGGCACACCAATCCGTCGTTGGCCAACCGCCGGTTGTAA
- the mobA gene encoding molybdenum cofactor guanylyltransferase, with the protein MDFDLGAAGFSGILLAGGTAARMDGIDKSSIELGGRTLLEICLDAFLDADEVVVVGPGSHPTTRPVTNVREDPPLGGPVAGLLTGLDALLRPPAVVGVLAVDMPRVGAHTFRRLRGAATGTDGAFLVDDSGRRQLCGVIDAAALARVRPDLEHQHGMSMRALLDGLALVEVPAVGEESRDIDTWADLRDLSS; encoded by the coding sequence ATGGACTTCGATCTGGGAGCGGCCGGCTTCAGCGGCATCCTCCTCGCGGGCGGCACCGCGGCGCGCATGGACGGCATCGACAAGTCGAGCATCGAGCTCGGCGGCCGGACCCTCCTGGAGATCTGCCTCGACGCCTTCCTCGACGCCGACGAGGTGGTCGTCGTCGGCCCGGGCTCCCATCCGACGACCCGGCCGGTGACCAACGTCCGGGAGGACCCACCGCTGGGCGGCCCGGTGGCGGGCCTGCTGACCGGTTTGGACGCGCTGCTCCGCCCGCCCGCCGTGGTCGGGGTGCTCGCGGTGGACATGCCCCGCGTCGGCGCCCACACGTTCAGGCGCCTGCGGGGGGCCGCCACGGGGACCGACGGCGCCTTCCTGGTCGACGACAGCGGACGCCGGCAGCTGTGCGGGGTGATCGACGCCGCTGCCCTGGCGCGGGTCCGGCCCGACCTCGAGCACCAGCACGGTATGTCGATGCGAGCCCTGCTCGACGGCCTCGCACTCGTCGAGGTGCCGGCCGTGGGCGAGGAGTCGCGCGACATCGACACCTGGGCCGACCTGCGCGACCTGTCCTCCTGA
- a CDS encoding DUF6457 domain-containing protein, with protein MNLHDWIDELCDVLDIETEVDEGLVLDLARIAANDVQKTAAPITAYLLGVAVGSTDANPEAVEALAAKAQILANNWDRPADAPDPDDIDDEVPDDSGVDHTGEAFDEEE; from the coding sequence GTGAACCTCCACGACTGGATCGACGAGCTCTGCGACGTGCTGGACATCGAGACCGAGGTCGACGAGGGCCTCGTCCTCGACCTGGCGCGCATCGCAGCCAACGACGTACAGAAGACCGCGGCTCCGATCACCGCCTACTTGCTCGGTGTCGCCGTCGGCTCGACCGACGCAAACCCCGAGGCCGTGGAAGCGCTCGCTGCCAAGGCCCAGATCCTGGCCAACAACTGGGACCGCCCCGCAGATGCTCCCGACCCTGACGACATCGACGACGAGGTCCCTGACGACTCGGGCGTCGACCACACTGGCGAAGCCTTCGACGAGGAGGAGTAG